In Streptomyces venezuelae, the sequence GGGTGCAGCCGGGCGAGCTCGTACGCTTCCTCGGCCCGGGCGGCGCCTACGCCCCGGACCCGGCGGCCGGCTGGCACTTGCTGGTGGGTGACGAGAGTGCCCTGCCGGCGATCGCCGCCGCGATGGAGCGGATGCCGGCGGGCGCGCGGGTCCACGCCGTCGTCGAGATCGACGGCCCGGCCGACGAGCTGAAGATCGCCACTCCGGACGGCATCGTCCCGGTCTGGCTGCACCGCGGCGACCGCCCGGTCGGTGAGGCCCTGGTGGAGGCCGTCACGGCCATGGAGTTCCCCTCCTCGGACGTCCACGCCTTCGTCCACGGCGAGGCCGGATTCGTCCGGGACCTGCGCCGCCACCTGCGCATGGAGCGCGGTGTCCCGCGCGAGCGCCTGTCGATCTCGGGCTACTGGCGCCTGGGCGAGACGGACGAGGGCTGGCGCGCGATCAAGCGCGACTGGAACGCCTCGGTCGAGGCCGAACAGGAGCACCGCGCGGCCGCCTAAAGGTTTCAGCCCGGGCAGGGCCGGCGTGGGAGGCACCGCACCCAGCCCCGCCGGCGATCGGGGCGCCGGGGTCCGGGGGCAGCGCCCCCCGGGGTGACGGCCCCGCGCCCGCCGACCACCGGACGGCAACAGGCGCCCAACAGCCCCCG encodes:
- a CDS encoding siderophore-interacting protein, whose amino-acid sequence is MAEGRARTVGTAVVVRTERLSPHMVRLVLGGEGLREFGAGEYTDHYVKLLFAPAGVSYPAPWDLDRIRTDFPRAQWPRQRAYTVRNWDPAHLELTLDFVVHGDEGLAGPWAARVQPGELVRFLGPGGAYAPDPAAGWHLLVGDESALPAIAAAMERMPAGARVHAVVEIDGPADELKIATPDGIVPVWLHRGDRPVGEALVEAVTAMEFPSSDVHAFVHGEAGFVRDLRRHLRMERGVPRERLSISGYWRLGETDEGWRAIKRDWNASVEAEQEHRAAA